One stretch of Falco naumanni isolate bFalNau1 chromosome 7, bFalNau1.pat, whole genome shotgun sequence DNA includes these proteins:
- the KBTBD13 gene encoding kelch repeat and BTB domain-containing protein 13, giving the protein MTPEEEGSPAGPPERVRIRVEEQSFWVEKALLVESSEYFRALFRSGMRESTQEEIGLGELSAAGFLAMLRVLAGERPILSSEETFQAVECAAFLQVKLLAKYLIHSINSDNCILLYQAAAIFGLLDLFHCAALYIRDSYAELEEYLDCLSTDLLAYVEALLPSTFVAVGAHTPTFEFLEDLSRTICYLDEETNTWRTLSCLPLSASTFLAGMATMDNKIYIVGGVYGASKQVVESSFCYDADTNTWSEFPSPHQLRYDVRLVGHEGYLYAIGGEYEKISLKSVERYDVASGTWTFVSDLPQPSAAAPCAQAMGQIFVCLWKPLDTTVIYEYETQQDTWLPVTELKRHQSYGHCMVAHRDNLYIMRNGPSDDFLRCVIDCFNLTSRQWTALPGQFLNSKGALFTAVIRGDTVYTVNKMLTLLYSVEEETWRFKKERAGFPRSGSLQTFLLRLPRRNHDIAM; this is encoded by the coding sequence ATGACCCCAGAGGAGGAAGGCTCCCCGGCAGGGCCCCCGGAGCGGGTGCGTATCCGGGTGGAGGAGCAGTCGTTCTGGGTGGAGAAGGCCTTGCTGGTGGAGAGCAGCGAGTACTTCCGTGCCCTCTTCCGCTCAGGCATGAGGGAGAGCACGCAGGAGGAGAtcgggctgggggagctgagcGCGGCTGGGTTCCTCGCCATGCTGCGGGTGCTGGCGGGTGAGAGGCCCATCCTCAGCAGCGAGGAGACCTTCCAGGCAGTCGAGTGTGCTGCCTTCCTGCAGGTGAAGCTCTTGGCCAAGTACTTGATCCACTCCATCAACTCCGACAACTGCATCCTGCTGTACCAAGCCGCCGCCATATTTGGCCTCCTGGACCTCTTCCACTGCGCTGCGCTCTACATCAGGGACAGCTACGCTGAGCTGGAGGAGTACCTGGACTGCCTCTCCACTGACCTGCTGGCCTACGTGGAAGCCCTCCTACCCAGCACCTTCGTGGCAGTAGGAGCCCACACACCCACCTTTGAGTTCTTGGAGGACCTCTCCAGGACCATCTGCTACCTGGACGAGGAGACCAACACATGGAGGACGCTCTCCTGCCTTCCGCTGAGTGCCAGCACATTCCTAGCCGGCATGGCGACCATGGATAATAAGATCTACATCGTGGGTGGCGTCTATGGGGCCAGCAAGCAGGTGGTGGAGAGCAGCTTCTGCTACGACGCCGACACCAACACCTGGAGCGAGTTCCCCAGCCCTCACCAGCTGCGCTACGATGTCAGGCTGGTGGGCCACGAGGGCTACCTCTATGCCATTGGCGGGGAGTACGAGAAGATCTCGCTGAAGTCCGTGGAGCGGTATGACGTGGCCTCCGGCACCTGGACATTCGTCTCTGACCTGCCACAGCCGAGCGCGGCAGCACCCTGTGCCCAAGCCATGGGCCAgatatttgtttgcttgtggAAGCCGCTGGATACCACTGTCATCTATGAGTATGAGACCCAGCAAGACACGTGGCTTCCCGTCACTGAGCTCAAGCGGCACCAGAGCTACGGGCACTGCATGGTGGCCCACCGCGACAACCTCTACATCATGCGCAATGGCCCCTCGGATGACTTCTTGCGTTGTGTCATCGATTGCTTCAACCTGACATCACGGCAGTGGACCGCGCTGCCCGGGCAGTTCCTGAACAGCAAAGGAGCCCTTTTCACTGCCGTCATCAGAGGAGACACCGTCTACACTGTCAACAAGATGCTGACGCTCCTCTACTCTGTGGAAGAGGAGACCTGGAGGTTCAAGAAGGAGCGGGCAGGTTTCCCACGCAGCGGCTCCCTGCAGACCTTCCTCCTGCGGCTGCCGAGACGCAATCACGACATCGCGATGTAG
- the RASL12 gene encoding ras-like protein family member 12 encodes MAVGAPRPPRLSPAGRRMSSMFGKPRAGGERLPQSPLAECNVAILGCRGAGKSALTVKFLTKRFISEYDPNLEDTYASEELVDQQPVLLKVMDTADQDGPGNCERYLRWASAFLVVYSIDDRKSFEGCQHYLEVLALHARGCQRRCPVLLLGNKLDMEQYRQVPAAEGMSLASRFGCLFYEVSACQDFVGVQHVFHEAVREVRRQAEWSLPVQPLFITEERPCPSVATPVVLPTRHSLASCTFNTLSTVNYKEIPSVAQAKLVTVKSSRAQSKRKAPTLTLLKGFKIF; translated from the exons ATGGCAGTGGGTGCCCCACGTCCCCCCCGGCTCTCTCCCGCAGGTCGGAGGATGTCGTCGATGTTTGGCAAACCCCGAGCCGGTGGTGAGCGGCTGCCCCAGAGCCCCCTCGCCGAGTGTAATGTGGCCATCCTGGGGTGCCGAGGGGCTGGCAAGTCAG ctctgacCGTGAAGTTTCTAACCAAGAGGTTCATAAGCGAATATGACCCAAACTTAG AGGACACCTATGCCTCAGAGGAGCTGGTGGACCAGCAGCCCGTGCTGCTGAAGGTGATGGACACTGCCGACCAG GACGGCCCGGGGAACTGTGAGCGCTACCTGCGCTGGGCCAGCGCCTTCCTCGTCGTCTACAGCATCGACGATAGGAAGAGCTTTGAGGGCTGCCAGCACTACCTGGAGGTCCTCGCCCTGCACGCGAGGGGCTGCCAGCGCCGCTGCCCTGTGCTCCTGTTGGGCAACAAGCTGGACATGGAGCAGTACAG GCAGGTGCCCGCAGCCGAAGGGATGTCCCTGGCAAGCAGGTTTGGGTGCCTCTTCTACGAGGTGTCGGCATGCCAGGACTTCGTAGGTGTGCAGCATGTCTTCCACGAAGCCGTGCGGGAGGTGCGGCGCCAGGCAGAGTGGAGCTTGCCTGTCCAGCCACTATTCATCACTGAGGAGCGTCCCTGTCCGTCGGTGGCCACGCCAGTGGTCCTGCCCACCCGCCACAGCCTGGCCAGCTGCACCTTCAACACTCTCTCCACCGTCAACTACAAGGAGATCCCCTCGGTGGCCCAGGCCAAGCTGGTCACTGTCAAGTCCTCACGGGCTCAGAGCAAGAGGAAAGCTCCCACGCTCACCTTGCTGAAAGGCTTCAAGATATTTTAG
- the LOC121091062 gene encoding LOW QUALITY PROTEIN: uncharacterized protein LOC121091062 (The sequence of the model RefSeq protein was modified relative to this genomic sequence to represent the inferred CDS: inserted 2 bases in 1 codon) → MLLCAVPWRSPLLPPPRFDAVAALPGGRHATALEYKYLRLKIAELVTGAFQRHPPRSAAHAKHRQGSGVTTRHRDLTHSQTILGGFKNILPALTGNNPNGAAALPGHGAAFTPQPRLWAPIETPQGQPRGCILLSWVLSPIPNGCDCYDNADFSLRHLLELGACWVPADGLVRAAVSTPRAPLSPRDCAFGEEKGCGVFSPCRASASSRRCLCLNAPEGAGQAAGRVAVPAASFLGSAPACGRWNERGGLSPGSRSRLLLAGDVARGQGHGEVATKAEARWVLGLGARAPSPRSSGGWRGPWRGDHPWGGGGSVASPARQLSLQGVWLGPEQXPCRSPPPASFIGRPSRAGAAAPPAPAAAPAHPGERCSFSVSGCRGGRLHFSSLWAAKGGQGAGVRVRVRVCVSLPLLERGAGCQRGMVMLAALAPGRTWRRTDPTPPLPSGAESPLPLGWGSPRARR, encoded by the exons ATGCTCCTCTGTGCCGTGCCCTGGCgcagccccctcctgcctcctccacGCTTCGATGCCGTTGCTGCGCTGCCCGGCGGCCGCCACGCCACTGCCTTGGAATATAAATACCTTCGGCTAAAGATAGCCGAGCTCGTGACAGGGGCCTTTCAAAGGCATCCGCCGCGCTCGGCTGCCCACGCGAAACACAGGCAGGGCTCTGGCGTCACCACCCGGCACAG GGACTTAACACACTCCCAGACTATTTTGGGAGGGTTTAAAAATATCCTGCCTGCATTAACGGGCAATAATCCCAATGgcgcagcagccctgcctggccacGGAGCAGCCttcaccccccagccccggctaTGGGCCCCCATAGAAACTCCTCAGGGCCAGCCCAGGGGCTGTATCCTGCTGTcctgggtgctgagccccatCCCAAATGGCTGTGATTGCTATGACAACGCTGACTTCAGCCTCCGCCACCTACTCGAGCTGGGAGCCTGCTGGGTGCCAGCTGATGGCTTGGTGCGGGCAGCGGTGAGTACTCCCCGGGCTCCCCTTTCCCCTCGGGATTGTGcctttggggaggaaaaaggttgtggggttttttcaccctgcagagcctctgccagcagcagaaggtgTCTGTGCTTAAACGCGCCCGAGGGAGCCGGGCAAGCAGCGGGCAGGGTGGCTGTGCCGGCAGCATCGTTCCTGGGCTCCGCTCCTGCCTGCGGGAGGTGGAACGAGCGCGGCGGCCTCAGCccgggcagcaggagcaggcttTTGCTTGCTGGGGACGTGGCAAGGGGCCAGGGACACGGTGAGGTGGCCACAAAAGCGGAGGCGCGGTGggttttggggctgggggcccgTGCCCCAAGCCCCAGGAGCTCGGGGGGCTGGCGTGGGCCGTGGCGGGGGGACCACCCTTGGGGTGGCGGGGGCAGCGTGGCCAGCCCTGCGCGGCAGCTTTCCTTACAAGGAGTTTGGCTGGGGCCCGAGCA CCCTTGCCGCTCGCCTCCGCCTGCCTCATTCATCGGCCGCCCCAGCCGcgcaggggctgctgctcccccggccccggccgcggcccctGCGCACCCCGGCGAGCGCTGCAGCTTCTCCGTCAGCGGGTGCCGAGGTGGGAGGCTGCATTTCTCATCTCTCTGGGCTGCcaagggtgggcagggggctggggtgcgtgtgcgtgtgcgtgtgtgtgtgtccctgccTTTGCTTGAGCggggtgctggctgccagcGTGGGATGGTGatgctggctgccctggctccaGGACGCACGTGGAGGAGAACGgatcccaccccccccctccccagtggTGCTGAgtctccccttcccctgggctggggcagcccacGAGCCAGGCGGTGA